From the Burkholderia sp. WP9 genome, the window GTGCACGTTCTGCTTGTGGCCGCAAACCGTGGGCGGCCACCGCTACCGCACGCGCTCGGTCGAGAACGTGCTGGCCGAAGTGAAGTGGATTCGCGACAACATGCCCGAAGTGAAGGAGATCATGTTCGACGACGACACGTTCACCGATTTCAAGCCGCGCGTTGAGGAAATCGCCCGCGGGCTCGGAAAATTGGGCGTGACGTGGTCGTGCAACGCGAAGGCGAACGTGCCGTACTCGACGCTGAAGATCATGAAGGAAAACGGCCTGCGCCTGCTGCTGGTCGGCTACGAGTCCGGCGACGACCAGATTCTGCTGAACATCAAGAAGGGTCTGCGCACCGACATCGCGCGCCGTTTCAGCGAAGATTGCCGCAATCTCGGCATCAAGATTCACGGCACCTTCATTCTCGGTCTGCCCGGCGAGACGCAGGACACGATCCAGAAGACGATCGAATACGCCAAGGAGATCAATCCGCACACGATCCAGGTGTCGCTCGCCGCGCCGTATCCCGGCACCAGGCTTTACAACGAGGCCGTTGAAAACGGCTGGCTCGAAGAGAACAAGGTGATCAACCTCGTCAGCAAATCAGGCGTGCAGCTCGCGGCGATCGGCTATCCGCATCTTTCGCGCGACGAGATCTACCATCAGCTAGAAAATTTCTATAAGCGTTTCTATTTCCGGCCGTCGAAGATCTGGGAAATCCTGCGCGAGATGCTGACGAGCTGGGACATGATGAAGCGGCGCTTGCGTGAAGGCGTCGAATTCTTCCGTTTCCTGCGCGCGCACGAGGCATGAACGACACTGATCGCTTGCGTCAACGGATGCTGATTATCACGGCCGACGACTTCGGCTTGCATCCTCGCGTAAACGAAGCGGTTGAACTCGCCCACCGGCACGGCGTCTTGACCGCAGCGAGCCTGATGGTGGGCGCGCCCGCGGCCGAGGACGCAGTTGCGCGCGCCCGCTCGCTTCCCCAGCTGTGCGTCGGCTTGCATCTGGTCCTCGCCGATGGCATGGCTCTACTGCCACGCGAGGTGATTCCCGCACTGGTGAACGCAGAAGGCCGGTTCGGCAGCAACATGGTGCGCGACGGCTTCCGCTTCTATTTTCTGCCACACGTTCGCGCACAGCTTGCTCTCGAAATTCGCGCGCAGTTCGCGGCGTTCGCGAAGACGGGCTTGCGACTCGATCATGTCAACACGCACAAGCATTTTCACCTGCATCCGACCGTGCTCTCGCTGATCATCGAAATCGGACGCGACTTCGGAATGCACGCGATGCGTCTGCCGATCGAACGCGATGCACCCCTCTGGTTGCGGCCATGGATGAGCCTGGTGCGATGCCGGCTCGACCGCGCCGGCATCGCACACAACGACTATGTGGTCGGACTCGCGGACACCGGGCGCATGAGCGAATCGGCCTGGCTTGCCGCGCTCGAAGGGCTGCCCG encodes:
- the hpnJ gene encoding hopanoid biosynthesis associated radical SAM protein HpnJ, which produces MKALFLQAPSYDGFDGGAGSRYQAKREVRSFWYPTWLAQPAALVPDSRVLDAPADGLSVDQTLDIAQQYDLVVIHTSTPSFPTDALFAEDLKKRKPSVLIGMVGAKVAVDPHNSLVATEAIDFLCREEFDFTCQEVAEGKPFSQIKGLSYRAADGSIEHNEARPILENMDELPFVAPIYKRDLKIDNYFIGYLKHPYVSIYTGRGCRSKCTFCLWPQTVGGHRYRTRSVENVLAEVKWIRDNMPEVKEIMFDDDTFTDFKPRVEEIARGLGKLGVTWSCNAKANVPYSTLKIMKENGLRLLLVGYESGDDQILLNIKKGLRTDIARRFSEDCRNLGIKIHGTFILGLPGETQDTIQKTIEYAKEINPHTIQVSLAAPYPGTRLYNEAVENGWLEENKVINLVSKSGVQLAAIGYPHLSRDEIYHQLENFYKRFYFRPSKIWEILREMLTSWDMMKRRLREGVEFFRFLRAHEA
- the hpnK gene encoding hopanoid biosynthesis-associated protein HpnK — encoded protein: MNDTDRLRQRMLIITADDFGLHPRVNEAVELAHRHGVLTAASLMVGAPAAEDAVARARSLPQLCVGLHLVLADGMALLPREVIPALVNAEGRFGSNMVRDGFRFYFLPHVRAQLALEIRAQFAAFAKTGLRLDHVNTHKHFHLHPTVLSLIIEIGRDFGMHAMRLPIERDAPLWLRPWMSLVRCRLDRAGIAHNDYVVGLADTGRMSESAWLAALEGLPGGVGEIYCHPATPGDAPLTPGMQSYRHADELDALLSPRVAEAIGAAGATRGGFVDLLARRVQST